A stretch of Microbacterium caowuchunii DNA encodes these proteins:
- a CDS encoding SDR family NAD(P)-dependent oxidoreductase, which translates to MRLEGKVAVITGGASGIGRATVMKFVQEGAKVVIADLALAQAEAVVAEVEAAGFAGAAAAAQTDVSVYADVEAAVARAVDEFGKLDVIFNNAGIAGGKALLDHDPEVDYQPMIRVDQDGVYHGILAAGRQFRAQGTPGVIISTSSIYGEQAAELSFSYSAAKAAVISFTRSAAYELAAYGIRAVAITPGRVGTPIINQFSDELKATFAAEQLRNKMTEPHEIADVVAFLASDEANVINGTVVHVDDGYSVFKQRLDLPVF; encoded by the coding sequence ATGAGGCTAGAAGGAAAAGTCGCGGTGATCACCGGCGGCGCGAGTGGGATCGGTCGCGCGACCGTTATGAAGTTCGTCCAGGAGGGCGCGAAGGTCGTCATCGCCGACCTCGCCCTCGCCCAGGCGGAGGCGGTCGTCGCCGAGGTCGAGGCCGCAGGGTTCGCTGGAGCCGCCGCAGCGGCGCAGACCGACGTCTCGGTCTACGCGGACGTCGAGGCCGCTGTCGCGCGTGCCGTGGACGAGTTCGGCAAGCTCGACGTCATCTTCAACAACGCGGGGATCGCCGGCGGGAAGGCCCTCCTCGACCACGACCCCGAGGTCGACTACCAGCCGATGATCCGCGTCGATCAGGACGGCGTCTACCACGGCATCCTCGCGGCCGGACGGCAGTTCCGTGCGCAGGGCACCCCCGGAGTCATCATCAGCACCTCCTCCATCTACGGCGAGCAGGCGGCGGAACTCTCCTTCAGTTACAGCGCCGCGAAGGCCGCCGTGATCTCCTTCACGCGGTCCGCGGCGTACGAACTGGCTGCCTACGGCATCCGTGCGGTGGCGATCACCCCGGGCCGGGTGGGGACGCCGATCATCAACCAGTTCAGCGACGAGCTCAAAGCCACCTTCGCTGCCGAGCAGCTGCGCAACAAGATGACTGAGCCTCACGAGATCGCCGATGTCGTCGCGTTCCTCGCCTCGGACGAGGCCAACGTCATCAACGGCACCGTGGTGCACGTCGACGACGGGTACTCGGTGTTCAAGCAGCGGCTCGACCTCCCCGTGTTCTGA
- a CDS encoding sugar phosphate isomerase/epimerase family protein, whose translation MTDLDLDLACHLNVLVPDTEPGRLTEALGSLAGLGYRRVVLPPLDAERTDAAALRDLFAAHALAPITIAGQAPGADVSSADAAEAAAGEAMLRAGVELTAALGGDQMNGVPYGLFGHPSAPLPAARLDAAARAVGRVADYAHEQGVMMTFEVLNRYETSVVNTAQQAMDFVARSGSDHLRIHLDTFHMAVEEADLAAAVRTALPKLGYLELGQSGRGALGSGAVDIPALIARAIDDGYAGRWGVEAFSRSVLAEPAADMLAIWRDPFHDGAALAEDAIRVIRRGWAGSAAGRRHDRIARGGIPRAQAAPGR comes from the coding sequence ATGACCGACCTCGACCTCGACCTCGCCTGCCACCTCAACGTGCTGGTGCCGGACACGGAGCCCGGCCGTCTCACGGAAGCGCTGGGCTCCCTCGCGGGCCTCGGTTACCGCCGCGTCGTGCTCCCTCCGCTCGACGCCGAGAGGACGGATGCGGCGGCCCTCCGGGACCTGTTCGCCGCGCACGCGCTCGCCCCGATCACGATCGCGGGTCAGGCGCCCGGCGCGGACGTCTCCTCCGCCGATGCGGCCGAGGCGGCGGCCGGCGAGGCGATGCTCCGCGCCGGTGTGGAACTCACCGCGGCGCTCGGCGGCGACCAGATGAACGGCGTGCCGTACGGTCTCTTCGGCCACCCGAGCGCACCGCTGCCGGCCGCCCGCCTGGACGCCGCCGCGCGCGCCGTGGGGCGGGTGGCCGACTACGCGCACGAGCAGGGGGTGATGATGACCTTCGAAGTGCTCAACCGCTACGAGACATCCGTGGTGAACACCGCCCAGCAGGCGATGGACTTCGTCGCTCGCAGCGGCTCGGACCATCTCCGCATCCACCTCGACACCTTCCACATGGCGGTCGAGGAGGCGGATCTCGCCGCGGCCGTGCGAACGGCGCTGCCCAAACTGGGCTACCTGGAACTCGGCCAGTCCGGCCGGGGGGCGCTCGGGTCGGGCGCCGTCGATATCCCCGCCCTGATCGCCCGGGCGATCGACGACGGCTACGCCGGACGCTGGGGGGTCGAGGCTTTCTCCCGTTCGGTGCTGGCCGAGCCGGCCGCGGACATGCTCGCGATCTGGCGGGACCCTTTTCACGACGGTGCGGCGCTCGCCGAGGACGCGATCCGGGTGATCCGCCGGGGCTGGGCCGGGAGCGCCGCGGGGAGACGGCACGATCGGATTGCGCGGGGCGGGATTCCCCGCGCGCAGGCAGCGCCCGGTCGGTAG